Part of the Devosia sp. SL43 genome, TAATCGCCGGTCACGCGCGGGCGCTCGCCGGATTTGAGCAGGCTGCCTTCCGGGCGATAGGCGGCGGCCGTACCGGTCAAGTTGGCCTCATGCGGCTTTTCCCAAGCCTTGGCGACATACTTGGCCTGGCTGGGAACGACGTCCGTGCGGTGGTGCATCCAGCCGTGCCAGCCCGCGCCAATGGTCGAGGCATCGGCATAGCCGGCATAGGTCAC contains:
- a CDS encoding NADH:ubiquinone oxidoreductase subunit NDUFA12, which translates into the protein MTQFLTEIFSWWSGQTWGTRLWIWRFGDYVGSDEFGNKYYQDRKADRRYVTYAGYADASTIGAGWHGWMHHRTDVVPSQAKYVAKAWEKPHEANLTGTAAAYRPEGSLLKSGERPRVTGDYDAWSPE